From a single Sneathia sanguinegens genomic region:
- the rpsT gene encoding 30S ribosomal protein S20: MAHTKSSKKRIVLGERNRLRNQAIRSRVKTFVKKVLLAIEEKNIEDAKAALSVAFKELDKSVTKGVLKKNTASRTKSRLSLKVKALG, translated from the coding sequence ATGGCACATACTAAATCATCTAAAAAAAGAATTGTTTTAGGAGAAAGAAATAGACTTAGAAATCAAGCTATAAGAAGCAGAGTTAAAACTTTCGTAAAAAAAGTTTTATTAGCTATTGAAGAAAAAAATATAGAAGATGCTAAAGCAGCATTGTCTGTAGCTTTCAAAGAATTAGATAAATCAGTTACTAAAGGAGTATTAAAGAAAAATACTGCTTCAAGAACAAAGTCAAGATTATCGTTAAAAGTTAAAGCATTAGGATAG
- a CDS encoding Cof-type HAD-IIB family hydrolase, whose product MKKLIITDLDGTLLQNSVEIYKKDLEKMREFQEKYLIGVATGRSLKEIKYIEKNNNLKFSYKIAFNGAQIQKDDELIFEKHIDEDILERLYKFLQENNLIFDALDGEKRIGNFNHENPKSLWNMELICVHNPYGLLKGLKIYKVNIRPKAEECDEILKRLKENFEDLSIFKTAKTRIEVCSKNLSKGVAIKKIKEIDKLDIIALGDSGNDVEMFKEADYSICMHHAPENVKQEADLIVKSICEIEEI is encoded by the coding sequence ATGAAAAAATTAATAATTACAGATTTAGATGGAACTTTATTACAAAATTCAGTTGAAATATATAAAAAAGATCTTGAAAAGATGAGAGAGTTTCAAGAAAAATATTTAATAGGTGTTGCAACTGGAAGATCATTGAAAGAAATTAAATATATTGAAAAAAATAATAATCTTAAATTTAGCTATAAAATAGCCTTTAATGGAGCACAAATTCAAAAAGATGATGAACTAATTTTTGAAAAACATATAGATGAAGATATCTTAGAAAGATTATACAAATTTTTACAAGAAAATAATCTGATATTTGATGCTTTAGATGGAGAAAAAAGGATAGGAAATTTTAATCATGAAAATCCAAAATCTTTATGGAATATGGAACTTATTTGTGTACATAATCCGTATGGACTGTTGAAAGGTTTAAAAATATATAAGGTAAATATAAGACCAAAGGCAGAAGAATGTGATGAAATATTAAAAAGGCTAAAAGAAAATTTTGAAGATTTATCAATTTTTAAAACAGCAAAAACAAGAATAGAAGTTTGTTCAAAAAATTTATCAAAAGGAGTAGCAATAAAAAAAATAAAAGAAATTGATAAGCTTGACATTATAGCATTAGGAGATTCAGGTAATGATGTAGAAATGTTTAAAGAAGCAGATTATTCTATTTGTATGCATCATGCTCCAGAAAATGTGAAACAAGAAGCAGATTTAATAGTAAAATCTATTTGTGAAATAGAAGAAATTTAA
- a CDS encoding PTS transporter subunit EIIC, producing the protein MERNKVVVAFEKFGRSFLLPVSVLPAAGILKGIGSAFTNSNTIKMYSFLDVKFLQIFMKLLVTLGDVAFKNLPLMFAVGVCVGLAKKEKGSAALSAVLGFLSFHYIMNFLLKVTNTLVVSDGLTKAQVSQLMAQSMQTKVLGIQTMDLNVFGGLIVGVVAYYVHKKALNVQLPQVIGFFSGPRFVPIIVMPAMAIVASIMFVIWPTVQHGINFVSVMILKSGYIGTFLYALAERFLLPFGLHHGLNWPIRTTELGGTFVINGKTVCGTINAYMASIGDANTKIDPNITRFSSGKFVYNMFGLPGAAYAMYKTAKKENKKMVASLLFAAAGTSFLTGITEPLEFTFLFVAPMLYAVHAFLAGLTLLAMHIMGAAFLTPTGHGLINFIIYGVLQGTRTKWYLLPIAGVVCFIVYYFVFKFMILKFDYKTPGREGNIEDIHISTKEEARSKYGLKTLKDEKNKTKMDKHEQALGLIECYGGKDNIVSVDACITRLRIDVKDKSIVDKERIKKEFKAMGVTENGMQVQSIYGAHAQVLKMEIIDILGLED; encoded by the coding sequence ATGGAACGTAACAAAGTAGTAGTAGCATTCGAAAAATTTGGTAGAAGTTTTTTATTACCAGTATCTGTACTACCAGCAGCAGGAATATTAAAAGGAATAGGATCGGCTTTTACAAATTCAAATACAATAAAAATGTACTCATTTTTAGATGTTAAATTTTTACAAATATTTATGAAATTATTAGTTACATTAGGAGATGTAGCATTTAAAAATTTACCGCTTATGTTTGCTGTAGGTGTTTGTGTAGGATTAGCAAAAAAAGAAAAAGGTTCAGCTGCTCTATCAGCAGTATTAGGATTTTTATCTTTCCATTATATAATGAACTTTTTGTTAAAAGTAACAAATACATTAGTTGTTAGTGATGGTTTGACTAAAGCTCAAGTAAGTCAATTGATGGCACAAAGCATGCAAACAAAAGTATTAGGTATTCAAACAATGGATTTGAATGTGTTTGGAGGATTAATAGTAGGTGTTGTAGCATATTATGTACATAAAAAAGCACTTAATGTACAATTACCACAAGTAATAGGATTCTTTAGTGGACCTAGATTTGTACCTATCATTGTAATGCCAGCAATGGCAATAGTTGCAAGTATTATGTTTGTAATTTGGCCAACTGTACAACATGGAATAAATTTTGTATCAGTAATGATTCTTAAATCTGGATATATTGGAACTTTCCTATATGCATTAGCTGAAAGATTCTTACTTCCATTTGGACTACATCATGGTTTAAATTGGCCAATTAGAACAACAGAATTAGGTGGTACTTTTGTTATCAATGGTAAAACAGTATGTGGAACAATTAATGCATATATGGCTTCAATAGGAGATGCAAATACAAAAATAGATCCAAATATTACAAGATTTAGTTCTGGAAAATTTGTATACAACATGTTTGGTTTACCAGGAGCAGCATATGCTATGTATAAGACTGCTAAAAAAGAAAATAAAAAAATGGTTGCCTCTTTATTATTTGCAGCTGCAGGAACTTCATTCTTAACTGGAATTACAGAACCATTGGAATTTACTTTCCTATTTGTTGCACCAATGCTATATGCTGTACATGCATTTTTAGCAGGATTAACATTATTAGCTATGCATATTATGGGAGCAGCTTTTCTTACACCAACAGGTCATGGATTAATAAATTTCATAATTTATGGAGTTTTACAAGGAACAAGAACAAAATGGTATTTATTACCTATAGCAGGTGTTGTATGTTTCATCGTTTATTACTTTGTATTTAAGTTTATGATTTTAAAATTTGATTATAAGACACCAGGAAGAGAAGGAAATATCGAAGATATACATATTTCTACAAAGGAAGAAGCAAGAAGCAAATATGGCTTAAAAACTTTAAAAGATGAAAAAAATAAGACTAAGATGGATAAACATGAACAAGCATTAGGTTTGATAGAATGTTATGGTGGAAAGGATAATATTGTATCTGTAGATGCTTGTATTACAAGACTTAGAATTGATGTTAAAGATAAAAGCATTGTAGATAAAGAAAGAATAAAAAAAGAATTTAAAGCAATGGGTGTTACAGAAAATGGTATGCAAGTGCAATCAATATATGGTGCACATGCACAAGTGTTAAAAATGGAAATAATAGATATACTAGGATTAGAAGACTAA
- a CDS encoding MurR/RpiR family transcriptional regulator, whose product MTNIIEKITENYKKLSDSEKQVIDYVLGFKNKKELKIKIIEESLYISSSTIIRACKKIGYDSFNQFKFALINSEHEEVLKNNKTIDIFKNNIKKDFEKTLSLITDEKLEQIISEIKRAKRIFCIGIGMSSQVCIEFNRQLKLLGFWANDYIEKYAIQTIPDIIDQNDLIVDFSLSGEDSEINKMLLNTKMKGARIAGICSLSNNSLANLSDTLITVYNTRIERKRIRSRLMLHLAATLIIEKLIMSI is encoded by the coding sequence ATGACTAATATTATTGAAAAAATAACAGAAAACTATAAAAAATTATCAGACAGTGAAAAACAAGTTATTGACTATGTTCTGGGTTTCAAAAATAAAAAAGAATTAAAAATAAAAATAATAGAAGAAAGTTTGTATATTTCATCATCGACAATAATTAGAGCTTGCAAAAAAATAGGTTATGATTCTTTTAATCAATTCAAATTTGCTTTAATTAATTCAGAACATGAAGAGGTATTGAAAAATAATAAAACTATTGATATTTTTAAAAATAATATAAAAAAAGATTTTGAAAAAACCTTATCACTAATTACTGATGAAAAATTAGAACAAATTATATCAGAAATAAAAAGGGCAAAAAGAATATTTTGTATAGGGATAGGAATGAGTTCACAGGTATGCATAGAATTTAATAGACAACTTAAATTGTTGGGCTTTTGGGCAAATGATTATATTGAAAAATATGCAATACAAACTATACCTGATATAATAGATCAAAATGATTTGATTGTAGATTTTTCATTAAGTGGTGAAGACAGTGAGATAAATAAAATGCTATTAAACACAAAGATGAAGGGAGCAAGAATAGCAGGTATATGTTCTTTGAGTAATAATAGTTTAGCAAATTTAAGTGATACATTAATAACTGTTTATAATACAAGAATTGAAAGAAAAAGGATAAGATCAAGATTAATGCTACATTTAGCAGCTACTTTAATAATAGAAAAATTAATAATGTCGATTTAG
- a CDS encoding Fur family transcriptional regulator, whose translation MRAKDILIENNIKLSIQRVEILNYLLLAKNHPSVDMIYLSLSNKIPTLSKTTIYNTLKLFVKKGIVNEIAIEGKEVRYDALPQPHGHFKCLNCNKICDFDFDIKGINIKILENIKIDTVQFYIKGLCEKCTGGK comes from the coding sequence TTGAGGGCAAAAGATATACTTATTGAAAATAATATAAAGTTATCAATACAAAGAGTTGAAATACTTAATTATTTACTTTTAGCTAAAAATCATCCTAGTGTTGATATGATTTATCTAAGCCTTTCAAATAAAATACCTACTTTATCTAAGACAACTATCTATAATACATTAAAATTATTTGTAAAAAAAGGTATAGTTAATGAAATAGCCATAGAGGGAAAGGAAGTGCGATATGATGCACTTCCACAACCTCATGGGCATTTTAAATGTCTGAATTGCAATAAAATATGTGATTTTGATTTTGATATAAAGGGCATAAATATTAAAATTTTAGAAAATATAAAAATAGACACAGTTCAATTTTATATTAAAGGGTTGTGCGAAAAATGCACTGGTGGTAAATGA
- the argS gene encoding arginine--tRNA ligase, whose protein sequence is MKLLINQVFDVLNENIKKIFNVEIEKKDLQNSTKKEFGDFQTNFAMVNSKKIGKNPREIAKELVEQFDGMGIIKKIELAGPGFINIYVSDEKLNEEITRFGSEKFEYGIDTSRIVAIDYSSPNIAKRMHVGHLRSTIIGDALKKIYEEIGFKVYGDNHIGDWGTQFGKLIVAYNKWLNKEAYEKNAIEELERLYVLFSTESKKDPSLEEEAREELRKVQIGDPVNLALWKEFITYSMKEYQKVYDRLDIHFELVNGESFYNEMMPKVLDDLRQKGLAKEDDGALVVFFDENKLPPCIVQKKDGSFLYSTSDLATIKYRKEKLNVDIALYVVDERQAGHFKQVFEISRLLGGLYEYEKHHTQFGIMRFGNGMIFSSRGGNVIRLTDLLDQAKEEVKKVVDEKNPNLSEEERDKISEAVGVCAIKYFDLSQNRTSPILFEWDKVLSFEGNTGPYLQYTYVRIKSILNKVDKIDENAKVLVESSTEAERDLVSTILKLPTAVIKAYETKKPNVIADYVYDLAKKFNSFYNNEKILTASSEELRNSRILLSEKVGEALKKSLALLGIKTVDKM, encoded by the coding sequence ATGAAATTACTTATAAATCAAGTATTTGATGTGTTAAATGAAAATATAAAAAAAATATTTAATGTAGAAATTGAAAAAAAAGATTTACAAAATTCTACAAAAAAAGAATTTGGAGATTTTCAAACGAATTTTGCTATGGTTAATTCAAAAAAAATAGGTAAAAATCCAAGGGAAATTGCTAAAGAATTAGTAGAACAATTTGATGGTATGGGAATAATAAAGAAAATTGAATTAGCTGGTCCTGGCTTTATAAATATATATGTTTCAGATGAAAAATTAAATGAAGAAATAACAAGATTTGGAAGTGAAAAATTTGAATATGGAATAGATACAAGCAGAATAGTAGCAATAGATTATTCATCACCAAATATTGCAAAAAGAATGCACGTTGGACATTTGAGATCTACAATAATAGGAGATGCTTTAAAAAAGATTTATGAAGAAATAGGATTTAAAGTTTATGGAGATAATCATATAGGAGACTGGGGTACACAATTTGGTAAACTTATAGTTGCATATAATAAATGGTTAAATAAAGAAGCATATGAAAAAAATGCAATAGAAGAATTAGAAAGGCTATATGTTTTATTTTCAACAGAATCTAAAAAAGATCCTAGCTTAGAAGAAGAAGCAAGAGAAGAATTAAGAAAAGTTCAAATAGGAGATCCAGTTAATTTAGCATTGTGGAAGGAATTTATAACTTACTCAATGAAAGAATATCAAAAGGTTTATGATAGACTTGATATCCATTTTGAATTAGTTAATGGTGAGTCATTTTATAACGAAATGATGCCAAAAGTATTAGATGATTTGAGACAAAAAGGTTTGGCTAAGGAAGATGACGGAGCTTTAGTAGTATTCTTTGATGAAAATAAATTACCACCTTGCATAGTTCAAAAAAAGGATGGTAGTTTCTTGTACTCAACTTCAGATTTAGCAACTATAAAATATAGAAAAGAAAAATTGAATGTTGACATTGCCTTATATGTTGTTGATGAAAGACAAGCAGGTCATTTTAAACAAGTATTTGAAATTTCAAGATTATTAGGTGGTTTATATGAATATGAAAAACACCATACACAATTTGGAATTATGAGATTTGGAAATGGAATGATTTTTTCATCAAGAGGTGGAAATGTAATAAGACTTACAGATTTATTAGATCAAGCAAAAGAAGAAGTTAAGAAAGTGGTTGACGAAAAAAATCCTAATCTTTCAGAAGAAGAAAGAGATAAAATTTCTGAAGCTGTTGGAGTTTGTGCAATAAAATATTTTGATTTAAGTCAAAATAGAACTTCACCTATTTTATTTGAATGGGATAAGGTTTTAAGTTTTGAAGGTAATACAGGTCCATATTTACAATATACTTATGTTAGAATTAAGTCTATATTAAATAAAGTTGATAAGATAGATGAAAATGCAAAAGTTTTAGTAGAATCTTCAACTGAAGCAGAAAGAGATTTAGTTTCTACAATATTAAAATTACCTACAGCAGTTATTAAAGCTTATGAAACAAAAAAACCTAATGTAATAGCAGATTATGTTTATGATTTAGCTAAAAAATTTAATAGTTTTTACAATAATGAAAAAATATTGACAGCTTCATCAGAAGAATTAAGAAATTCTCGTATACTTTTATCAGAAAAGGTTGGGGAAGCTTTGAAAAAGAGTTTGGCATTATTAGGAATTAAAACAGTAGATAAAATGTAA
- the mgtE gene encoding magnesium transporter, whose product MEKLSNKEVEELKQEIKARLSDVDNKEIDEDENISREELAQELRHIDDNEKLHEYLEEHHDVDIAESFEEIDKDEDLLKILNAMTDEEKAAILEEADEDIQKRIVELLPEDDVLDIFSHMSPDDIVDILGYINFQKRKNLLNNMKRSDANKLRELLGYETDSAGGIMTTQFIAFKKDLKIKDILEKIKIIGPKTEYIETIFVLDVDGSLMGEADLRDILGSSDDTILEEITNENFKYVKPMVDQEEVALLVSKYSLKVVPVVSDKMALMGIITIDDVVDVIQEEHTEDMLKLASTGDDEDIYTGLYESIKKRLPWLFINLLTAFLASFTVGIFQNTVDKVVALAVTMPIVSGMGGNAGTQALAVTIRSIALGEYDGNENLMISIKYIVLGFINGLVLGLFCGIIIAVAFHNVYLGIVILLSMIGNCIIACLVGYLIPIGLQAINIDPAMASAVILTTVTDVCGFFLFLGLATTVIDKL is encoded by the coding sequence GTGGAAAAACTTAGTAACAAAGAAGTTGAAGAATTGAAGCAAGAGATAAAAGCTAGATTATCAGATGTAGATAATAAAGAAATAGATGAAGATGAGAATATAAGCAGAGAAGAATTGGCACAGGAATTAAGGCATATAGATGATAATGAAAAATTACATGAATACTTAGAAGAGCATCATGATGTAGATATTGCAGAATCATTTGAAGAAATTGACAAAGATGAAGATTTGTTGAAAATTTTGAATGCTATGACAGATGAAGAAAAAGCTGCGATATTAGAAGAGGCAGATGAGGACATACAAAAGAGGATAGTTGAACTTTTGCCAGAAGATGATGTGCTAGATATTTTTTCACATATGTCACCAGATGATATTGTTGATATATTGGGATATATTAATTTCCAAAAGAGAAAAAATTTACTAAATAATATGAAAAGATCCGATGCAAATAAATTAAGAGAACTTTTAGGGTATGAAACAGACAGTGCTGGTGGTATAATGACAACACAATTTATTGCATTTAAAAAAGATTTGAAGATAAAGGATATTTTAGAAAAAATTAAAATTATTGGTCCTAAGACAGAATATATTGAAACAATATTTGTTTTAGATGTTGATGGGTCTTTAATGGGAGAAGCGGACTTAAGAGATATACTTGGATCATCAGATGATACCATATTGGAAGAAATAACAAATGAAAATTTTAAATATGTAAAACCTATGGTTGACCAAGAAGAGGTTGCCTTATTAGTTTCAAAATATAGTTTGAAAGTTGTGCCTGTAGTTAGTGATAAAATGGCTTTAATGGGAATAATTACAATAGATGATGTTGTAGATGTAATTCAAGAAGAACATACAGAAGATATGCTAAAATTGGCAAGTACAGGTGATGATGAAGATATTTATACAGGTCTTTATGAATCTATAAAGAAAAGGTTACCATGGTTATTTATAAATTTACTTACAGCATTTTTAGCATCATTTACAGTTGGAATTTTTCAAAATACAGTAGATAAAGTTGTTGCTTTGGCTGTAACCATGCCAATAGTTAGTGGTATGGGTGGTAATGCAGGGACTCAAGCATTGGCTGTAACAATTAGATCAATAGCATTGGGAGAATATGATGGTAATGAAAATTTGATGATTTCAATAAAATATATTGTATTAGGCTTTATAAATGGTTTAGTATTAGGTCTTTTTTGTGGAATTATAATAGCAGTTGCTTTTCATAATGTTTATTTAGGAATTGTTATTTTATTATCTATGATAGGAAATTGTATAATAGCTTGTTTAGTAGGCTATCTAATACCTATAGGCTTGCAAGCTATAAATATAGACCCTGCTATGGCGTCAGCAGTAATATTAACTACAGTTACAGATGTATGTGGATTTTTCCTTTTCTTAGGTTTAGCAACAACTGTAATAGATAAGTTATAA
- the tuf gene encoding elongation factor Tu, whose protein sequence is MAKQKYERSKPHVNIGTIGHVDHGKTTTTAAISKVLAAKGLAQKVDFENIDQAPEERERGITINTAHIEYESETRHYAHVDCPGHADYVKNMITGAAQMDGAILVVSAADGPMPQTREHILLARQVGVPYIVVFLNKVDMVDDEELLELVEMEVRELLTEYGFPGDEIPVIKGSALKALEGDAKAEEQILELIKAVDDYIPTPNRPIDEPFLMPIEDVMTITGRGTVVTGRVERGVVKVGDEVEIVGIKPTSKTTVTGIEMFRKLLDQGQAGDNIGALLRGVKKEEVERGQVLAKPGTITPHTEFKGEIYVLTKEEGGRHTPFFTGYKPQFYFRTTDITGEVQLPEGVEMVMPGDNVSVEVKLIHPIAMEPGLRFAIREGGRTVASGVVAKIDK, encoded by the coding sequence ATGGCAAAACAAAAGTATGAAAGAAGTAAGCCCCATGTAAACATAGGGACAATAGGCCATGTAGACCATGGTAAGACAACAACAACAGCAGCAATATCAAAAGTATTAGCAGCAAAAGGATTGGCACAAAAGGTAGATTTTGAAAATATCGACCAAGCCCCAGAAGAAAGAGAAAGAGGAATAACAATCAACACTGCTCACATAGAATATGAATCAGAAACAAGACACTATGCACACGTAGACTGTCCAGGGCATGCTGACTATGTAAAGAACATGATAACAGGAGCAGCACAAATGGATGGAGCAATTCTAGTAGTATCAGCAGCAGATGGACCAATGCCACAAACAAGAGAACACATCTTGTTGGCAAGACAAGTAGGAGTACCTTACATAGTAGTATTCTTAAATAAGGTAGATATGGTTGATGATGAAGAATTACTAGAATTAGTAGAAATGGAAGTAAGAGAATTATTAACTGAATATGGATTCCCAGGAGATGAAATACCAGTAATAAAAGGATCAGCATTAAAAGCCTTAGAAGGAGATGCAAAAGCAGAAGAACAAATCTTAGAATTAATTAAGGCAGTAGATGACTACATTCCAACACCAAATAGACCAATAGACGAACCATTCTTGATGCCAATAGAAGATGTTATGACAATAACAGGAAGAGGAACAGTAGTAACAGGAAGAGTAGAAAGAGGAGTTGTAAAAGTTGGGGATGAAGTAGAAATAGTAGGAATCAAGCCAACATCAAAAACAACAGTAACAGGAATAGAAATGTTCAGAAAATTATTAGACCAAGGACAAGCAGGGGATAATATAGGAGCATTACTAAGAGGAGTTAAGAAAGAAGAAGTAGAAAGAGGACAAGTATTAGCAAAACCAGGAACAATAACACCACATACAGAATTCAAGGGAGAAATATATGTTCTAACAAAAGAAGAAGGTGGAAGACATACACCATTCTTCACAGGATACAAACCACAATTCTACTTTAGAACAACAGATATAACAGGAGAAGTACAATTACCAGAAGGAGTAGAAATGGTAATGCCTGGAGATAATGTATCAGTAGAAGTAAAATTAATACACCCAATTGCAATGGAACCAGGATTAAGATTTGCAATAAGAGAAGGTGGAAGAACAGTTGCTTCTGGAGTTGTTGCTAAAATTGATAAATAA
- the rpsR gene encoding 30S ribosomal protein S18, whose translation MKPVAEFKRRKRRPKVKFKIEELSYKNVELLKNFMNDKGKISPARVTGLDAKLQRKVAKEIKRARQIALLPYTKIEK comes from the coding sequence ATGAAACCAGTTGCTGAATTTAAAAGAAGAAAAAGAAGACCAAAGGTAAAATTTAAAATAGAAGAATTAAGTTATAAGAATGTTGAATTATTGAAAAACTTTATGAATGATAAAGGTAAGATATCTCCAGCAAGAGTAACAGGTCTTGATGCAAAACTTCAAAGAAAAGTAGCAAAAGAAATAAAAAGAGCAAGACAAATTGCTTTATTACCATATACAAAAATTGAAAAATAA
- a CDS encoding single-stranded DNA-binding protein, with amino-acid sequence MNYVGLMGRLTKDPELKQTSSGKTYSRFSIAVKKDFVKDGVDFINCVAWDKRAEFIANYFKKGQKILIQGRINTGTYEVNGEKRTSFDIVVDKADFIESMANGSSTNSTRNDDTMDYETTMDEDSDDGEDFPF; translated from the coding sequence ATGAATTATGTAGGTTTGATGGGGAGACTAACAAAGGATCCTGAATTAAAGCAAACATCATCTGGTAAAACATATAGCAGATTTTCTATAGCAGTAAAAAAAGATTTTGTTAAAGACGGAGTAGATTTTATAAATTGTGTTGCTTGGGATAAAAGAGCAGAATTTATTGCAAATTATTTTAAAAAAGGGCAAAAAATTTTAATACAAGGAAGAATTAATACAGGTACATATGAAGTTAATGGTGAAAAAAGAACTTCATTTGATATAGTTGTAGATAAGGCAGACTTTATAGAAAGTATGGCTAATGGTAGTTCAACAAATAGTACTAGAAATGATGATACTATGGATTATGAAACTACAATGGATGAAGATTCAGATGATGGTGAAGATTTTCCATTTTAA
- the rpsF gene encoding 30S ribosomal protein S6 codes for MTKYEIMFILTTQISDEEKKACVETVETLLTQNGATEVSTEIMGERKLAYPIKKKENGYYVLTSFVMDGTKLTNVETKLNITENILKYMIVKNEK; via the coding sequence ATGACAAAGTATGAAATAATGTTTATACTAACAACACAAATTTCTGATGAAGAAAAAAAAGCTTGTGTTGAAACAGTTGAAACTTTATTAACACAAAATGGAGCTACAGAAGTTAGTACTGAAATTATGGGAGAAAGAAAATTAGCTTATCCTATAAAGAAAAAAGAAAATGGTTATTATGTTTTAACAAGTTTTGTTATGGATGGAACAAAATTAACTAATGTGGAAACAAAGTTGAATATAACTGAAAATATATTAAAATACATGATTGTTAAGAATGAAAAGTAA
- a CDS encoding YadA-like family protein, whose translation MKKKIALLLFLLQILAFGNQLLDGNGGNPNKGGSQTPHNAGLNEDTKKYIDEEFKKMSVKNIEMQEAENQKSGLYDGTSAAVAIANLGMANSSFKYSHQISGAYGYYGKNHAFALGVSGVSPDDRVTYRLSSSVTHKGNFSVGLGLGVQFGKYKNNSIDSMKKEIKDLNNEVSDLKEQIKQLKELINKK comes from the coding sequence ATGAAAAAGAAAATAGCTTTATTATTATTTTTATTACAAATTTTAGCATTTGGAAATCAATTGCTTGACGGAAATGGAGGAAATCCTAATAAAGGAGGATCACAAACTCCACATAATGCAGGTTTAAATGAAGATACAAAAAAATATATAGATGAAGAATTTAAAAAAATGAGTGTAAAAAATATTGAAATGCAAGAGGCTGAAAATCAAAAAAGTGGGTTGTATGATGGAACATCTGCAGCTGTAGCAATAGCTAATTTGGGAATGGCAAATTCAAGCTTTAAATATAGCCATCAAATAAGTGGAGCATATGGTTACTATGGTAAAAATCATGCGTTTGCTTTAGGTGTTAGTGGTGTTTCGCCAGATGATAGAGTAACATATAGATTATCAAGTTCAGTTACACATAAAGGGAATTTTTCAGTAGGATTAGGTTTAGGAGTTCAATTTGGAAAATATAAGAATAACTCAATTGATTCAATGAAAAAAGAAATTAAAGATTTAAATAATGAAGTGAGTGACTTAAAAGAACAAATAAAGCAATTAAAAGAATTGATAAATAAAAAATGA